One window of Candidatus Methylomirabilota bacterium genomic DNA carries:
- a CDS encoding fumarylacetoacetate hydrolase family protein, giving the protein MLTSATVDAAARECLEMHRTRARYRPLEATLRAAPLDDAYRIQDALHRLMAEAGRGEIAGWKIALTSKAMQQMTGVDQPAAGAIFSTVVHASPARIDLAAYHHLGVEFEVAVRLADDLPSSGGPWTRASVAGRVAACLPAFELVEDGGADYKTLDAFTLVAQNTWNGGVVLGAPVTAWRGVDLESAVTRAWLNDEAAGQGKTGDALGHPFEAVAWLANLINRRGRMLGQGMIVMTGSSITTKFPSPGDRVRFAIDGLGDVALEVTP; this is encoded by the coding sequence ATGCTGACGTCTGCGACCGTCGATGCCGCCGCCCGCGAGTGCCTCGAGATGCATCGGACGCGCGCTCGCTACCGCCCCCTCGAGGCCACCCTTCGCGCGGCGCCGCTCGACGACGCCTATCGCATCCAGGATGCGCTCCACCGGCTCATGGCCGAGGCGGGGCGGGGCGAAATCGCCGGCTGGAAGATCGCCCTGACCTCGAAGGCCATGCAGCAGATGACCGGAGTAGACCAGCCTGCCGCCGGCGCCATCTTCTCGACGGTTGTGCACGCCTCGCCGGCGCGGATCGACCTCGCCGCCTATCACCACCTCGGCGTCGAGTTCGAGGTGGCGGTGCGCCTCGCCGACGATCTGCCGTCGAGCGGCGGGCCCTGGACGCGCGCGTCGGTGGCCGGCCGGGTTGCTGCCTGCCTGCCCGCCTTCGAGCTGGTGGAGGACGGGGGAGCCGACTACAAGACGCTCGACGCCTTCACCCTCGTGGCCCAGAACACCTGGAATGGCGGCGTGGTGCTCGGGGCGCCGGTGACGGCGTGGCGAGGAGTCGATCTCGAGAGCGCGGTGACGCGCGCTTGGCTCAACGACGAGGCGGCCGGCCAGGGCAAGACGGGCGACGCCCTCGGCCATCCCTTCGAAGCGGTGGCGTGGCTGGCCAACCTCATCAACCGGCGCGGCCGCATGCTTGGTCAAGGCATGATCGTGATGACGGGTAGCAGCATCACCACCAAGTTCCCCTCGCCGGGCGACCGCGTGCGCTTCGCCATCGACGGTCTCGGCGACGTGGCTCTCGAGGTGACACCCTAG
- the dusB gene encoding tRNA dihydrouridine synthase DusB encodes MKIGPVEISELCRLAPMAAISNAPFRLIAKECGSGLTTTEEMDAFSLLMETPRAHDMAEYYPQERPLAMQLLGKDPQALVRAALCCEELGADIVDLNMGCPMPKITSKGKGAALMKDVLGTARLLRAMRQSIAVPFTIKIRGGWDDEHLNAVEVARMAEGEGIDAITVHPRSRSQRFTGKAPWDIIGEVVQAVGIPVTGNGDVHSMAEARRMVAETGCQSVMIGRGALGSPWIFDEGFDALSAEEQRAYKDRVIRRHMALIQEHGGERHAFSQMKKHLAWYTEGLAHATDCRARIFQTRSPAEVWEVFQEYWEASVRRPAAPAVV; translated from the coding sequence ATGAAGATCGGCCCCGTCGAGATCTCCGAGCTCTGCCGCCTGGCGCCCATGGCCGCCATCAGCAATGCGCCGTTTCGGCTCATCGCCAAGGAGTGCGGCAGCGGACTGACCACCACGGAGGAGATGGACGCCTTCTCGCTCCTCATGGAGACCCCGCGCGCTCACGACATGGCGGAGTACTACCCGCAGGAGCGCCCGCTGGCCATGCAGCTCCTGGGCAAGGACCCGCAGGCCCTCGTGCGCGCGGCCCTCTGCTGCGAGGAGCTGGGCGCCGACATCGTCGACCTCAACATGGGCTGCCCCATGCCCAAGATCACGAGCAAGGGCAAAGGCGCCGCCCTCATGAAGGACGTGCTCGGCACGGCGCGGCTGCTGCGCGCCATGCGCCAGAGCATCGCCGTCCCCTTCACCATCAAGATCCGCGGCGGCTGGGACGACGAGCACCTGAACGCCGTCGAGGTGGCCCGCATGGCCGAGGGGGAAGGCATCGACGCCATCACGGTGCACCCGCGCTCGCGCTCGCAGCGCTTCACGGGCAAGGCGCCGTGGGACATCATCGGCGAGGTCGTGCAGGCCGTGGGCATCCCCGTGACGGGCAATGGCGACGTTCACTCCATGGCGGAAGCGCGGCGCATGGTCGCGGAGACGGGCTGCCAGTCCGTGATGATCGGCCGGGGCGCCCTCGGCAGCCCGTGGATCTTCGACGAGGGCTTCGATGCCCTCTCCGCGGAGGAGCAGCGCGCATACAAGGACCGCGTCATTCGCCGCCACATGGCCCTCATCCAGGAGCATGGGGGCGAGCGGCACGCCTTCTCGCAGATGAAGAAGCACCTGGCCTGGTACACGGAAGGCCTCGCCCACGCCACGGACTGCCGCGCGCGTATCTTCCAGACGCGGAGCCCCGCCGAGGTCTGGGAGGTCTTCCAGGAATACTGGGAGGCCTCGGTCCGCCGTCCCGCCGCGCCGGCCGTCGTCTAG